From the Candidatus Fermentibacter sp. genome, the window AAGAGTGCGCCCCTGGACGATCTTCGACAGGGCGGCCCCGGCGAGTACCCCGAGGGCGGAGGAGAGGACGAGCGCCGCGGCCGAGCCGACGAAGACCGTGAGCCTGCTCCCGCCTCCGGCGGCGTAGAGCATGGTCGAGAGCTGCGTCTTGT encodes:
- a CDS encoding TMEM165/GDT1 family protein, with amino-acid sequence MDWKLLLTVFGTVFLAEIGDKTQLSTMLYAAGGGSRLTVFVGSAAALVLSSALGVLAGAALSKIVQGRTLSVIAGIGFIAVGIWVLAKR